The sequence GCAGGTCAGTCAGCACGCGGTCAATGGCGCGGCTGTCCCCTTCGATGCGGTAGACCCAACAGCCGGCCTCCTCCAGGCGCTCCTGCGCCTCCACAGGGATAACGTCCGGCCCGCCGATGATGGTGACCCGTTCGGCCAGCGCCGCCTCTTCCACTTTGAAGCCGAAGGCCGGCTTGAAGCGCAGGATGTAGCCCAGGGCGATGATCAGGTTGGCCTGGGTCTGCGGATGATCGGGGGGTCCGAAGAGCACATAATAGGCGAACACTTTCTTGATGGCCTTCTGCCACACCAGGTAGAACGAGTGATGGTAGAGGGAATTGCCGGCCTCCTCATCGGGATGCTCCGTATGCAGGTGGAGCACCCGGTCGCTGGGAAGGCCGAGCACCTCCACACTGCACACCTGTCCCTGTCCGAGGGGGAAGACAGCTCCCGGCTCTCCGGGGGCGGTGGGTTCGATTTCCAGCTCTTCCTCGCCCCCCTCCCAAGCGATGCGCAGGCGCGTGCCCACCGCCGGCTGACCGTACTCATCCAGCACGTCCAGGAAGAGATGATGGCCGCCGCGGTTCTCCGCCGGCGTCAGATGATGCACGCGCGTCACGCGCCAGTAGGTCTCGCCCAATCCCACCTCCGCCGGCGCGATCCGCACCCCGTAGGACTCCGCATCGTTGACCGGTTGGACCATAGGTTCATTCCCTCCCTCAGAAATCGGGCCTCATAAAGGGGTGCTCCGCAGTGCACTGCTCAGCGCGTGGCTCTCCCCGGGCAGGCGCCGCACGATACAGCCGGCATCGAGCAGTCTGCGCTCCGCTGACTCGTCAATCTCGTCGGCATCGGCGACGATGGTCACGTAGCGCGCCATCTGTGCCTCTTGCAGGCTGAAGCCAACCACGGCGCCGGCGCGCCGGATAGAATCAGACAGCAGAAGCACGCTGACCCAGGGGCCGGGCTGGGACTTTGCCGGCAGGAGCACATAATGCTCGAGCAGTTTGGGGCGCGCGACAGCAGGGGCCATCAGATCGATCTCCCGGCTCTGCCGGCCGTCCAGCACGATATTCCCCTGCGAGATGCCCAGCTCCTCGATGACCAGGGTATAACTGCCCGGGCCGAGGCCGGCGAAGCGACAGCGCCCGAAGCGGTCCGTGTGCTGTTCGCCCCGCAGTGCGCCGTCCGCGTCCATGAGCAGGACCCGCCGGCCGACCAGCGGCTCGCCGTCGGCGTTCAACAGCCGGCCCGACAGCTCGCTGTGGAAGGGCTGTTGTGCCTCCACATCCCGGAAGGAGACGCTGTTCTGCCCGTC comes from Anaerolineae bacterium and encodes:
- a CDS encoding carboxypeptidase regulatory-like domain-containing protein — its product is LRVRAHDAESETAEGLETAEVPGRRGEPISYEVHFQRVKVPAPASHSLIRVELGGVEHPPAVTLRRGEEHATVEPSRREEGAFIFEGLSAGEYQVLVAGLGEIGRITVDGWNPGFLRFPMGSQVRVRISQRTFAGVLRLESQRWGELRQAHAEPGEEIRFTDLPAGAYRLRFRGWQSPEFVLDGQNSVSFRDVEAQQPFHSELSGRLLNADGEPLVGRRVLLMDADGALRGEQHTDRFGRCRFAGLGPGSYTLVIEELGISQGNIVLDGRQSREIDLMAPAVARPKLLEHYVLLPAKSQPGPWVSVLLLSDSIRRAGAVVGFSLQEAQMARYVTIVADADEIDESAERRLLDAGCIVRRLPGESHALSSALRSTPL